The following coding sequences are from one Capsicum annuum cultivar UCD-10X-F1 chromosome 3, UCD10Xv1.1, whole genome shotgun sequence window:
- the LOC107866572 gene encoding UBX domain-containing protein 6, whose product MVLLQCGDCGVLLKSPEEAQYHGKNTCHTNYLETDEPMCYLVCNDCNKICSCRTESHFHEKRSGHTGGFQDKTAEVVEQKRRAREEYNCQKGRQYLQMILQARRRQLLRMPSKAGQMKECLETIKQNHKDDEAKVKAACSVLRRFVENVRRYPDEEKFRKIRISNAAFQEKVGSLLGGIEFLELCGFEKTEGGEFLYMPREKVYMEVLNSAEWELRNIE is encoded by the exons ATGGTACTACTGCAGTGCGGTGATTGCGGAGTTTTGCTGAAATCCCCTGAAGAAGCTCAATACCATGGCAAGAACACTTGCCATACCAACTACCTTGAGACAGATGAACCTATGTGCTACCTTGTTTGTAACGATTGTAACAAAATTTGCAGCTGTAGAACT GAGAGCCATTTTCATGAGAAGAGGTCTGGGCATACCGGAGGATTTCAGGACAAAACGGCAGAAGTTGTGGAACAGAAAAGAAGAGCTAGGGAGGAATACAATTGTCAGAAGGGGCGGCAGTATCTTCAAATGATCCTTCAG GCAAGAAGAAGACAGCTGCTTCGTATGCCTTCAAAGGCCGGGCAAATGAAGGAGTGCCTGGAGACTATCAAACAGAATCACAAG GATGATGAGGCCAAAGTCAAGGCAGCTTGTTCTGTGCTAAGAAGATTTGTTGAGAATGTTCGGAGGTATCCAGATGAGGAGAAATTCCGTAAAATCAGAATAAGTAATGCTGCTTTCCAG GAAAAGGTTGGTTCACTGCTAGGAGGTATTGAATTTCTTGAGCTCTGTGGATTTGAAAAGACTGAAGGGGGTGAATTCTTGTACATGCCAAGAGAAAAAGTATACATGGAAGTTCTGAACTCAGCTGAGTGGGAGTTGAGAAATATTGAATAG
- the LOC107864495 gene encoding UV radiation resistance-associated gene protein isoform X1, which yields MESKKVALCGDIQNQNVKVIQWEDYEQELARLCSLTSALNEVKQKKLLVQQKLQSFIQVEEESQSRLNELDGMKEKLDSRKLVMGNMSVHSKVVKEKVKKQEEQLSNDIRSLLVAGTSLSAANKRLQDGSRSLAGERGYGHLRTLQRVLRTRQQYMVSQVHMLYPVRVAIGQAPEQELESFNNSANLGNSAGAKLLDHGSLTIAGLHLTVFTKMSFFTDKKEVQRSATALGYVAHVLTLIASYLHVPLRYPLRFGGSRSYIRDYAPSIEPSSSDSTSSSLVSANSRPVEFPLFLEGQDSTRAAYAVFLLNKDIEQLLNYIGGRSLGPRHVLANLKELLRIILSAEYIDT from the exons ATGGAATCAAAGAAAGTAGCTTTATGTGGGGATATTCAGAATCAAAATGTGAAGGTAATACAGTGGGAAGATTATGAACAGGAGTTAGCTCGTTTGTGTAGTCTTACATCTGCTCTTAATGAAGTTAAACAGAAGAAACTATTGGTTCAGCAGAAATTACAGTCCTTCATACAG GTAGAAGAAGAATCACAAAGTCGTTTGAATGAGCTCGATGGGATGAAAGAAAAGCTAGATTCTAGAAAATTGGTGATGGGAAACATGTCAGTGCATTCTAAAGTAGTCAAAGAGAAAGTCAAGAAGCAAGAGGAGCAActcagtaatgacatcaggtcaCTATTGGTTGCAGGGACTTCTCTTTCCGCAGCTAACAAGCGCTTGCAG GATGGGAGTAGGTCCCTAGCTGGAGAAAGGGGTTATGGGCATCTCAGAACCTTGCAGAGAGTATTGAGAACGAGACAACAATATATGGTGTCTCAAGTCCACATGCTTTATCCTGTGAGAGTTGCAATTGGACAGGCACCTGAGCAAGAACTTGAATCTTTCAACAATAGTGCCAACTTAG GTAACTCTGCTGGGGCAAAACTTTTGGATCACGGGTCCTTGACCATTGCAGGTCTACATTTAACCGTGTTCACAAAGATGAGTTTCTTTACTGATAAGAAGGAGGTTCAGAGGTCTGCAACTGCCCTGGGATATGTTGCACAT GTGCTCACACTTATTGCATCTTATTTACATGTTCCTCTTCGTTATCCCTTGAGGTTCGGAGGATCTCGATCGTATATCCGTGATTATGCACCTTCAATAGAGCCTTCGTCATCTGATTCAACATCTAGTTCCTTAGTTTCCGCAAATTCAAGGCCCGTGGAATTTCCTCTATTCCTAGAAGGCCAAGACTCAACAAGAGCGGCTTACGCTGTATTCTTGCTGAATAAG GATATAGAACAACTTCTGAATTATATCGGCGGCAGAAGTTTAGGGCCAAGACATGTACTAGCAAATCTGAAAGAGCTTCTTAGGATAATACTTTCTGCAGAATATATAGACACATGA
- the LOC107864495 gene encoding UV radiation resistance-associated gene protein isoform X2, whose translation MKEKLDSRKLVMGNMSVHSKVVKEKVKKQEEQLSNDIRSLLVAGTSLSAANKRLQDGSRSLAGERGYGHLRTLQRVLRTRQQYMVSQVHMLYPVRVAIGQAPEQELESFNNSANLGNSAGAKLLDHGSLTIAGLHLTVFTKMSFFTDKKEVQRSATALGYVAHVLTLIASYLHVPLRYPLRFGGSRSYIRDYAPSIEPSSSDSTSSSLVSANSRPVEFPLFLEGQDSTRAAYAVFLLNKDIEQLLNYIGGRSLGPRHVLANLKELLRIILSAEYIDT comes from the exons ATGAAAGAAAAGCTAGATTCTAGAAAATTGGTGATGGGAAACATGTCAGTGCATTCTAAAGTAGTCAAAGAGAAAGTCAAGAAGCAAGAGGAGCAActcagtaatgacatcaggtcaCTATTGGTTGCAGGGACTTCTCTTTCCGCAGCTAACAAGCGCTTGCAG GATGGGAGTAGGTCCCTAGCTGGAGAAAGGGGTTATGGGCATCTCAGAACCTTGCAGAGAGTATTGAGAACGAGACAACAATATATGGTGTCTCAAGTCCACATGCTTTATCCTGTGAGAGTTGCAATTGGACAGGCACCTGAGCAAGAACTTGAATCTTTCAACAATAGTGCCAACTTAG GTAACTCTGCTGGGGCAAAACTTTTGGATCACGGGTCCTTGACCATTGCAGGTCTACATTTAACCGTGTTCACAAAGATGAGTTTCTTTACTGATAAGAAGGAGGTTCAGAGGTCTGCAACTGCCCTGGGATATGTTGCACAT GTGCTCACACTTATTGCATCTTATTTACATGTTCCTCTTCGTTATCCCTTGAGGTTCGGAGGATCTCGATCGTATATCCGTGATTATGCACCTTCAATAGAGCCTTCGTCATCTGATTCAACATCTAGTTCCTTAGTTTCCGCAAATTCAAGGCCCGTGGAATTTCCTCTATTCCTAGAAGGCCAAGACTCAACAAGAGCGGCTTACGCTGTATTCTTGCTGAATAAG GATATAGAACAACTTCTGAATTATATCGGCGGCAGAAGTTTAGGGCCAAGACATGTACTAGCAAATCTGAAAGAGCTTCTTAGGATAATACTTTCTGCAGAATATATAGACACATGA